A window from Mycobacterium saskatchewanense encodes these proteins:
- a CDS encoding carboxymuconolactone decarboxylase family protein, with product MDPETYRRGVELRSAVLGEEHVRKAMAAADDFTKPLQDLVTEYCWGAVWGREELSRKTRSMLNLAMIAVLNRPHELRTHLKGALTNGVSREDVREIFLQVAIYAGMPAAVDSFRIAGEVFAELEEAAGRPS from the coding sequence GTGGATCCCGAGACCTACCGACGCGGAGTTGAGTTGCGTTCCGCGGTGCTGGGCGAGGAACACGTCAGGAAGGCGATGGCCGCGGCCGACGACTTCACCAAGCCGCTGCAGGACCTGGTCACCGAGTACTGCTGGGGCGCGGTGTGGGGGCGCGAGGAACTGTCAAGGAAGACGCGCAGCATGCTCAACCTGGCCATGATCGCGGTCCTCAACCGGCCCCACGAGTTGCGAACCCACCTCAAGGGCGCGCTAACCAACGGCGTGAGCCGGGAGGACGTCCGCGAGATTTTCCTCCAGGTCGCCATCTACGCCGGCATGCCGGCCGCGGTCGACAGCTTTCGGATCGCGGGTGAGGTCTTCGCCGAATTGGAGGAGGCCGCCGGCCGACCAAGCTAG
- a CDS encoding Rieske (2Fe-2S) protein, whose protein sequence is MVSEEHGATVRRPQPRLAQGREHLVATVDEIPPGGHKLVPIGRHGVGVFNVNGTFYAIANYCPHQGGPLCSGRARGRTIVDETAPGDAVMVRDLEFIYCPWHQWGFELATGTTAVKPEWSIRTYPVRVVDNDVLVMA, encoded by the coding sequence TTGGTGTCCGAAGAGCACGGGGCAACCGTCAGGCGGCCCCAGCCCCGCCTCGCTCAGGGCCGCGAGCACCTTGTGGCAACCGTCGACGAGATCCCGCCGGGCGGACACAAATTGGTGCCGATCGGCCGGCACGGCGTCGGCGTCTTCAACGTCAACGGCACGTTCTACGCCATCGCGAACTACTGCCCGCACCAGGGTGGACCGCTCTGCTCGGGGCGCGCCCGGGGACGAACGATCGTCGACGAAACCGCCCCCGGTGACGCGGTCATGGTCCGCGACCTGGAGTTCATCTATTGTCCCTGGCACCAATGGGGTTTCGAGCTGGCGACCGGCACGACCGCCGTCAAGCCGGAGTGGAGCATCCGCACCTACCCGGTCCGCGTGGTCGACAATGACGTCCTGGTAATGGCCTGA
- a CDS encoding alpha/beta fold hydrolase: protein MPSIEVNGGSVVYEILGGAGDFIVLTPGGRFGKEIPGLRPLAEDLAAGGFRVLLWDRPNCGASDVQFYGQSESHMRAETLHGLLDALGVRSCILAGGSGGARDSMLTTMLYPELVEKLVVWNIVGGIYGTFVLGSYYIIPSILAARGTGMDGVVKVAEWRERIEENPNNKQRFLDFEKDDFLKVMLRWLNAFVSKPGQTIPGVDDEMFDRIRVPTLIIRGGENDWDHPKRTSLEVSCLIKGSKLIDPPWPEDAWERASEDRAAGRVQHFNMFDTWVQAAPAILEFLGS from the coding sequence GTGCCTTCTATCGAGGTGAATGGTGGCAGCGTCGTCTATGAGATCCTCGGCGGCGCCGGTGACTTCATCGTCCTGACACCAGGCGGGCGATTCGGCAAGGAGATCCCCGGCCTGCGCCCCCTGGCCGAGGACCTGGCCGCCGGCGGCTTCCGGGTGCTGCTGTGGGACCGACCCAACTGCGGCGCCTCCGACGTCCAGTTCTACGGGCAGAGCGAGTCGCATATGCGAGCCGAGACGCTGCACGGCCTGCTGGACGCGCTCGGTGTCAGGAGCTGCATCCTCGCCGGGGGCTCCGGTGGCGCAAGGGATTCCATGCTCACGACCATGCTCTATCCGGAGCTCGTCGAGAAGCTGGTGGTCTGGAACATCGTCGGCGGCATCTACGGAACCTTTGTGCTCGGCTCCTACTACATCATCCCGAGCATCCTTGCCGCCCGCGGAACCGGCATGGACGGCGTGGTCAAGGTCGCCGAGTGGCGCGAGCGCATCGAGGAGAACCCGAACAACAAGCAGCGGTTCCTCGACTTCGAGAAGGACGACTTCCTCAAGGTGATGCTGCGCTGGCTCAACGCTTTCGTCTCCAAGCCCGGGCAGACGATCCCGGGCGTCGATGACGAGATGTTCGACCGCATCAGGGTCCCGACGCTGATCATCCGCGGCGGCGAAAACGACTGGGATCATCCGAAGCGAACGTCGCTGGAGGTCAGCTGCCTGATCAAGGGCTCCAAGCTGATCGATCCGCCGTGGCCCGAAGACGCGTGGGAGCGCGCTTCGGAAGATCGTGCGGCCGGCAGGGTGCAGCACTTCAACATGTTCGACACCTGGGTGCAGGCGGCACCCGCGATCCTCGAGTTCCTGGGCTCGTGA
- a CDS encoding amidohydrolase family protein — MIEHADGTRTPVIDASVHIFFPSNKDLRSVLREPFKSRGFPDYEMDWYGAPGGEYAPNTEGPDGQYPGSDPEFVANELFSRRGIDVAILHPMGRGIMPDRHLGSALHAAHNEMMVSRWLDSGEFGDRFRGTIRVNPDDIAGAVREVAKWRAHPRVVQIGVPLQSRELYGKPQFWPLWEAAADANLPVAVHIESGEGIGFPPTPSGHTLTYEQYVGFMALNYLYHLMNMIAEGVFERFPGLKFVWADGAADFVTPFIWRMDTFGRPHLEQTPWAPRIPSDYLPGHVYFVQGSLDGPGDTDFAGEWFGFTGKDNMVMFGSSYPHWQCGDIRKLPRALSVEQREKVCWRNAADLYGIDIAVGSGAQ, encoded by the coding sequence GTGATCGAACACGCTGACGGAACGCGCACGCCGGTGATCGACGCCAGTGTGCACATCTTCTTCCCGTCCAACAAGGACCTGCGCTCGGTGTTGCGCGAGCCCTTCAAAAGTCGCGGATTCCCCGATTACGAGATGGACTGGTACGGGGCGCCGGGCGGCGAATACGCGCCGAACACCGAGGGCCCGGACGGCCAATATCCCGGTTCGGATCCCGAATTCGTTGCGAACGAGCTGTTCTCGCGGCGCGGAATCGACGTCGCGATCCTGCATCCCATGGGCCGCGGCATCATGCCTGACCGTCACCTGGGTAGCGCGCTGCATGCCGCCCACAACGAGATGATGGTGTCGCGCTGGCTGGATTCCGGGGAGTTCGGTGACCGGTTCCGCGGGACGATCCGGGTGAATCCCGACGACATCGCCGGCGCGGTCCGCGAGGTCGCAAAGTGGCGTGCGCACCCGCGGGTCGTCCAGATCGGGGTCCCCCTGCAGTCCCGCGAGCTGTACGGCAAACCACAGTTCTGGCCATTATGGGAGGCGGCCGCCGACGCGAATCTCCCGGTGGCGGTGCACATCGAATCCGGCGAGGGCATCGGGTTCCCCCCGACGCCGTCCGGCCACACGCTGACCTACGAGCAGTACGTGGGATTCATGGCCCTCAACTACCTGTATCACCTGATGAATATGATCGCCGAGGGCGTGTTCGAGCGATTCCCCGGCCTGAAGTTCGTGTGGGCCGACGGCGCGGCGGATTTCGTCACGCCCTTCATCTGGCGCATGGATACCTTCGGGCGTCCTCATCTCGAACAAACCCCCTGGGCCCCAAGGATTCCCAGTGACTACCTGCCCGGCCACGTGTATTTCGTGCAGGGCAGCCTCGATGGTCCCGGGGACACGGACTTCGCCGGTGAATGGTTCGGCTTCACCGGCAAGGACAACATGGTGATGTTCGGCTCCAGCTACCCGCACTGGCAGTGCGGTGACATCCGCAAGCTGCCCAGGGCGCTGTCGGTCGAGCAGCGGGAGAAGGTGTGCTGGCGCAATGCGGCCGACCTGTACGGCATAGACATCGCGGTCGGCTCAGGCGCACAGTAG
- a CDS encoding NADH-ubiquinone oxidoreductase-F iron-sulfur binding region domain-containing protein, giving the protein METSAAPAITVAPWPGCAPRLVGDRPGGDRHDHPTYQALGGYQALADPGVLLAEVEASGLQGRGGAAFPLAVKLRAVRDNGRANGGCAVVANGEEGEPASIKDRWLLRNRPHLILDGLRLAAAMVAADRAYVYLSDPESARSVEAALAEGPSGDVTVELCNVHPGYIAGEETAVTRAINGGPVKPTDKPPRPFQKGVGGLPTLVSNVETLANLPFLQRHGAAAFRSQGTSLSPGTFLVTLTGAGRPPALYEVPHGLPFTELLALHGVSSERVKGALLGGYFAGLLNRSVLDATLDHETLRGLGSGLGCGAIAVITDDCPVAVAASVLAYFERENAGQCGSCFNGTAAMAAVAGALRDGVATPEDLSRLRRWSVMLRGRGACATLDAATNMARTLLDQFPHGVARHLGNSCEGCGDNPFRADRPYEAEAVAYA; this is encoded by the coding sequence ATGGAAACCAGCGCCGCTCCGGCGATCACCGTCGCCCCCTGGCCCGGTTGCGCACCGCGGCTGGTGGGCGATCGGCCCGGCGGGGACCGGCACGACCACCCCACCTACCAAGCGCTCGGCGGCTACCAAGCGCTGGCCGACCCCGGCGTACTGCTCGCCGAAGTGGAGGCCAGCGGGCTGCAGGGCCGCGGCGGCGCTGCTTTTCCGCTGGCCGTGAAGCTGCGTGCGGTGCGCGACAACGGTCGTGCCAACGGCGGCTGCGCCGTCGTTGCGAACGGCGAGGAGGGCGAGCCGGCATCGATCAAAGACCGTTGGTTGCTGCGCAACCGTCCGCACCTGATCCTCGACGGACTCCGGTTGGCCGCGGCGATGGTGGCGGCGGACCGCGCCTATGTTTACCTTTCCGACCCGGAATCGGCGCGCAGTGTGGAGGCCGCGCTCGCCGAAGGCCCGTCGGGCGACGTCACCGTCGAGTTGTGCAACGTCCACCCGGGCTACATCGCAGGTGAGGAAACCGCCGTCACGCGGGCGATCAACGGGGGCCCGGTCAAGCCGACCGACAAACCCCCCCGCCCCTTCCAGAAGGGGGTCGGCGGGCTGCCCACCCTGGTCAGCAACGTCGAAACCCTCGCCAATCTGCCGTTCCTGCAGCGCCACGGCGCGGCGGCGTTCCGCTCACAAGGCACGTCGCTCTCGCCGGGAACCTTCCTGGTCACGCTCACCGGGGCAGGCCGGCCGCCGGCGCTCTACGAGGTTCCGCACGGCCTGCCATTCACCGAACTGCTTGCCTTGCACGGCGTTTCGTCCGAGCGAGTGAAGGGCGCCCTGCTCGGCGGTTACTTCGCCGGCCTGCTCAATCGCTCGGTGCTGGACGCGACCCTCGACCACGAGACGCTGCGGGGGTTGGGCAGCGGCCTGGGTTGTGGTGCGATCGCGGTGATCACCGACGACTGCCCGGTCGCCGTCGCCGCCTCCGTGCTCGCCTACTTCGAGCGCGAGAACGCCGGGCAGTGCGGGTCCTGTTTCAACGGCACCGCCGCGATGGCCGCCGTCGCCGGCGCCCTTCGTGATGGCGTGGCCACCCCCGAGGACCTCAGCCGGCTGCGACGCTGGTCGGTGATGCTGCGTGGACGCGGGGCCTGCGCCACACTCGACGCCGCCACCAATATGGCCCGCACGCTCCTCGACCAATTTCCGCATGGCGTCGCGCGCCATCTGGGCAACTCCTGTGAAGGATGTGGCGACAACCCATTCCGGGCGGATCGGCCCTACGAGGCGG
- a CDS encoding amidohydrolase family protein: protein MTLTHLHERVPAAERIAVRCVDSDVHPVPRRGEITPYIPEPWRTKFFLKHKVGELIYYDAPDYAHAFAMRTDTFPPDGEFPGSDPDMAFRQLIMEAGSDIAILEPAGRTPRLPEAHQAFASALNDWQANHWLDGHNNWHERWRGSICVAVEDPDGAVGQIEKWAGHPYMAQILIKAEPRPSWGHPKYDPIWAAATKHDITVSCHLSRSNYELLPTPPVGFPSYNHDFMVTYSLLANNQVMSLIFDGVFDRFPTLRIVFVEHAFTWILPLMWRMDAIYEARKSEMDIKRKPSDYVKDHIKFTTQPLDYPEDKTELTRALEWMECEKILLFSSDYPHWTFDDPRWLIKHLPKAAREAVMYKNGIATYHLPETVPVLEGQVRVF from the coding sequence ATGACGCTGACCCACCTGCACGAACGGGTTCCCGCCGCGGAACGAATAGCCGTCCGGTGCGTCGACTCGGACGTCCACCCGGTGCCCAGGCGCGGGGAGATCACCCCCTACATCCCGGAGCCGTGGCGCACCAAATTCTTCCTCAAACACAAGGTGGGCGAGCTCATCTACTACGACGCCCCCGACTACGCGCACGCGTTCGCGATGCGGACCGACACTTTCCCGCCGGACGGCGAATTCCCCGGCAGCGACCCGGACATGGCTTTCCGGCAGCTGATCATGGAGGCCGGGTCCGACATCGCCATTCTGGAACCCGCGGGCCGTACGCCGCGGCTCCCCGAAGCTCATCAGGCGTTCGCGAGCGCGCTCAACGACTGGCAGGCGAATCATTGGCTGGACGGCCACAACAACTGGCACGAGCGGTGGCGGGGTTCGATCTGCGTGGCGGTCGAGGACCCGGACGGTGCGGTCGGCCAGATCGAGAAGTGGGCAGGTCACCCCTATATGGCCCAGATCCTCATCAAAGCCGAGCCGCGACCCTCCTGGGGCCACCCGAAGTACGATCCGATCTGGGCGGCGGCAACCAAGCACGACATCACGGTGAGCTGCCACCTGTCGCGCAGCAACTACGAGTTGCTGCCGACCCCGCCCGTCGGATTCCCCAGCTACAACCACGATTTCATGGTGACCTACTCGCTGCTGGCCAATAACCAGGTGATGAGCCTGATCTTCGACGGAGTCTTCGACCGATTCCCCACCCTGCGAATCGTGTTCGTGGAGCATGCATTCACGTGGATACTGCCGCTGATGTGGCGCATGGACGCCATCTACGAAGCGCGCAAGTCGGAGATGGACATCAAACGCAAGCCATCGGATTACGTCAAGGACCACATTAAGTTCACCACCCAGCCGCTGGACTACCCCGAAGACAAGACCGAGCTGACACGCGCCCTGGAGTGGATGGAGTGCGAGAAGATCCTGCTGTTCTCCTCCGACTACCCGCACTGGACGTTCGACGACCCGCGCTGGTTGATCAAGCACCTCCCCAAGGCGGCTCGCGAAGCGGTCATGTACAAGAACGGCATCGCGACCTACCACCTCCCCGAGACCGTGCCGGTGCTCGAGGGTCAAGTCCGGGTGTTTTGA
- a CDS encoding nitroreductase family protein, protein MADACDDVWEVMSTARSIRRFTDEPVDDGTLARCLEAARWAPSGANAQGWRFVVLRSPELRAVVAKAAAHALAVIEPVYGMSRPAADDTSRRARTYRATYEFHDRAGEFTSVLFAQQRYPTASELLLGGSIFPAIQNFLLAARAQGLGACMTSWAAYGGERLLREAVGVPGDWMIAGHVVVGWPKGKHGPLRRRPLTEFVNLDRWGEWAAAQPDAR, encoded by the coding sequence ATGGCGGACGCATGCGATGACGTCTGGGAGGTGATGTCTACCGCCCGCAGCATCCGTCGGTTCACTGACGAGCCGGTCGACGACGGGACCCTCGCCCGCTGCCTCGAAGCAGCCCGGTGGGCGCCCTCCGGCGCCAACGCCCAGGGCTGGCGCTTCGTCGTGCTGCGATCACCCGAGCTACGCGCGGTGGTGGCCAAGGCGGCGGCCCACGCCCTGGCCGTGATCGAACCTGTCTACGGGATGAGTCGGCCGGCCGCCGACGACACCAGCCGCCGCGCTCGCACCTACCGCGCCACCTACGAATTTCACGACCGGGCCGGCGAATTCACGTCGGTCCTGTTCGCGCAGCAGCGTTACCCGACGGCGTCCGAACTGCTGCTCGGCGGCTCGATCTTCCCGGCGATACAGAACTTCCTGCTCGCCGCCCGCGCCCAGGGCCTGGGCGCCTGCATGACCAGCTGGGCCGCGTACGGCGGGGAGCGACTGCTGCGCGAAGCCGTCGGTGTGCCCGGCGACTGGATGATCGCCGGCCACGTGGTCGTCGGCTGGCCCAAGGGTAAGCACGGTCCGCTTCGCCGCCGTCCGCTCACCGAGTTCGTCAACCTCGACCGCTGGGGTGAGTGGGCGGCGGCGCAGCCGGACGCCCGATAG